A section of the Streptomyces sp. Je 1-369 genome encodes:
- a CDS encoding GDSL-type esterase/lipase family protein: MTTDSTAAWTAAFRSALVSPYETIDLFERRGFDGHTLRQIIRLDGGGTALRIRLSNRYGKEPLHIGGAHLARRTEGSGIDSGSDTPLRFTGAEDFTIPVGEELVSDPVDGPVAAGDELALTLWLPDETGPSTYSAVPLRTGYAAPGNALTADTLDGTEGLEELATRHYITGADVLAPAGTRIAVAFGDSWFEGTGTTNDTDRRFPDLLNQRLQDAGSNGWVVNQGISANRLLTDEIGEHALARLERDALDVPGVTHVLIHFGLNDLGIPGQEAYPEPAPIPTAADLIAGLTTLADRIHAAGLTATATTVGPYKDTIYDGYSTPEGVAVAREVNDWLRGTDSPFDTYADFAAAVADPADPDRIHDDYDSGDGLHVNDAGAKALADSVDLATLKI, translated from the coding sequence ATGACCACAGACTCCACCGCCGCCTGGACCGCAGCCTTCCGCTCCGCCCTCGTCAGCCCGTACGAAACCATCGACCTCTTCGAACGCCGCGGCTTCGACGGACACACCCTCCGCCAGATCATCCGCCTCGACGGCGGCGGCACCGCCCTCCGCATCCGCCTCAGCAACCGCTACGGCAAGGAACCCCTCCACATCGGTGGCGCCCACCTCGCCAGACGCACCGAAGGCAGCGGCATCGACAGCGGCAGCGACACCCCCCTCCGCTTCACCGGCGCCGAAGACTTCACCATCCCCGTCGGCGAGGAGCTCGTCAGCGACCCCGTCGACGGCCCCGTCGCCGCGGGCGACGAACTCGCCCTCACCCTCTGGCTCCCCGACGAAACCGGACCCTCCACCTACTCCGCCGTCCCCCTCCGCACCGGATACGCCGCCCCCGGCAACGCCCTCACCGCAGACACCCTCGACGGCACCGAAGGCCTCGAAGAACTCGCCACCCGCCACTACATCACCGGCGCCGACGTCCTCGCCCCCGCAGGCACCCGCATCGCCGTCGCCTTCGGAGACTCCTGGTTCGAAGGCACCGGCACCACCAACGACACCGACCGCCGCTTCCCCGACCTGCTCAACCAGCGCCTACAGGACGCCGGAAGCAACGGCTGGGTCGTCAACCAAGGCATCTCCGCCAACCGGCTCCTCACCGACGAAATCGGCGAACACGCCCTCGCCCGACTCGAACGCGACGCCCTCGACGTACCCGGCGTCACCCACGTCCTCATCCACTTCGGCCTCAACGACCTCGGCATCCCCGGCCAGGAGGCCTACCCCGAACCCGCCCCCATCCCCACCGCCGCCGACCTCATCGCGGGCCTCACCACCCTCGCCGACCGCATCCACGCGGCCGGACTCACCGCCACCGCCACCACCGTCGGCCCCTACAAGGACACGATCTACGACGGCTACTCCACCCCCGAAGGCGTCGCCGTCGCCCGCGAGGTCAACGACTGGCTCCGCGGCACCGACAGCCCCTTCGACACCTACGCCGACTTCGCCGCCGCCGTCGCCGACCCGGCCGACCCCGACCGGATCCACGACGACTACGACAGCGGCGACGGCCTGCACGTCAACGACGCCGGAGCCAAGGCCCTCGCCGACTCCGTCGACCTCGCCACCCTCAAGATCTAG